From the Gramella sp. Hel_I_59 genome, one window contains:
- a CDS encoding response regulator transcription factor: MKKKDIQILLVDDEPDILEIVGYNLSSEGYQVITADNGAKAVKLAQKHKPHLIILDVMMPEMDGIEACEQIRKITDLEHTIITFLTARGEDYSQMAGFDAGADDYITKPIKPKVLVSKVKALLRRYRDEEAGSNIVKLSGITINRDEYKIEQNGEERSLPRKEFELLSLLASKPGKVFKREDILDKVWGNDIVVGGRTIDVHIRKLREKIGDDKIKTIKGVGYKFVV; this comes from the coding sequence ATGAAGAAAAAAGACATTCAGATTTTATTAGTAGATGATGAGCCGGATATCCTGGAAATAGTAGGGTATAATCTCTCTTCGGAAGGTTACCAGGTGATCACTGCAGATAATGGTGCAAAAGCAGTTAAGCTTGCTCAAAAACATAAACCGCATCTTATTATTCTGGATGTTATGATGCCTGAAATGGATGGTATTGAAGCCTGTGAGCAAATAAGAAAGATTACAGATCTTGAGCACACAATTATTACATTTTTAACCGCAAGAGGAGAAGACTATTCGCAAATGGCTGGTTTTGATGCAGGAGCAGATGATTATATCACTAAGCCTATCAAGCCTAAAGTCCTGGTGAGCAAAGTAAAGGCGTTGTTAAGACGCTACCGCGATGAAGAGGCAGGTTCCAATATTGTAAAACTTTCCGGGATCACTATTAATCGTGATGAATATAAGATCGAACAGAATGGTGAAGAACGCAGTCTGCCCAGAAAAGAATTTGAGTTGTTATCTTTGTTAGCATCCAAACCGGGGAAAGTCTTTAAGAGAGAAGATATCCTTGACAAAGTATGGGGTAATGATATCGTAGTTGGAGGAAGAACGATAGACGTTCATATTCGAAAACTACGTGAAAAGATCGGTGACGATAAGATCAAAACCATCAAAGGTGTTGGGTACAAGTTTGTAGTTTAA